One genomic region from Daphnia magna isolate NIES linkage group LG10, ASM2063170v1.1, whole genome shotgun sequence encodes:
- the LOC116934888 gene encoding troponin C, isoallergen Bla g 6.0101 yields the protein MEDLDKEQLAMLRKVFDSFDHNKKGSIPSSMVRTIFIVMGHRVDDRMLRAIIAEVDADGSGELEFSEFVTLAAQFLVEEDAEEMQNELKEAFRLYDKEGNGYITTSVLREILHELDDKLTPDDLDGIIAEIDEDGSGTIDFDEFMEMMTGE from the exons ATG GAAGATCTCGACAAGGAACAACTGGCCA TGCTGCGAAAGGTGTTCGATAGCTTCGATCACAACAAGAAGGGCAGCATCCCTTCGTCTATGGTGCGAACGATTTTCATCGTCATGGGACACCGCGTCGACGATCGTATGCTGAGGGCAATCATCGCCGAAGTCGATGCTGACG gCTCCGGAGAATTGGAATTTTCCGAGTTTGTGACGTTGGCAGCCCAATTTCTCGTCGAAGAAGATGCCGAAGAGATGCAAAACGAGTTGAAAGAAGCTTTCCGTCTTTACGACAAAGAAG GCAACGGATACATTACCACTTCCGTACTGCGGGAAATTCTTCACGAACTCGATGACAAGTTGACGCCCGACGATTTGGACGGAATCATCGCCGAGATCGACGAGGACGGCTCTGGAACCATCGATTTTGACG AATTCATGGAAATGATGACTGGTGAATAG
- the LOC116931683 gene encoding immunoglobulin domain-containing protein oig-4 codes for MKTFSFILSLFLFSLLFNRFDAAAVGKGAVGSGGRGRGGMKQKSGGGRKSGGGPILISKDNRVGGKESLLESSAGDAYYNNPNGASIKYASHFESEYILGRKLSFYCKAQGLPRPRITWLKDGIELYEHPFFQVHEFNVGKDQITSKMEIDPTTQRDSGYYECQADNKYAVDKRGFRTDYTLDVY; via the exons ATGaagactttttctttcatattgAGCCTATTCTTGTTTAGTCTCCTTTTTAATAGATTTGATGCCGCTGCAGTCGGTAAAGGCGCTGTTGGATCGGGTGGTCGCGGTCGCGGAG gcatgaaacaaaaatcgGGTGGCGGTAGAAAAAGTGGAGGTGGTCCTATTTTAATCAGCAAAGACAACAGAGTAGGGGGCAAAGAATCCCTTTTAGAATCATCAGCTGGTGATGCTTATTACAACAATCCGAAC GGAGCTTCAATTAAATATGCCTCCCATTTCGAGTCGGAGTACATCTTAGGCCGCAAACTTTCATTTTACTGCAAAGCACAGGGATTACCGCGTCCACGCATTACATGGCTAAAAGACGGCATAGAATTATATGAGCATCCTTTCTTTCAG GTGCACGAATTCAACGTGGGAAAAGACCAGATTACGTCCAAAATGGAGATCGATCCAACTACTCAGCGAGACTCTGGTTATTACGAATGTCAGGCAGATAACAAATATGCCGTAGATAAACGAGGATTTCGTACTGATTACACACTTGATGTATATTAA
- the LOC116934895 gene encoding treslin: MAMRPSIIFLFDLDFLSIRSSNNVVNSDDDFRSQCIHLLRHIALNILNYFSEQQINIRWGYRFYSSSNYHLTNKASFVDLNAYTVEEFEETLTVRFEQNNGLTDGACFSQMTGACVLSRTLQDIISDYDWKAPSDSLTPTRKGKKAGKQLEQGLQNMVFIFTEVPADEGIKSFCRFSVQDELSTKSITNAILPKELAKRFQEFQLSLNFIDFSNKKKTMFRKIASNLRGAVINAQFLISPFSFSQILQASCFTEDDTPKECHSCQSLSLGSKIIVFILHQEPIKFQVQCWNPGCTKSSLCLEDTNINNTVINCKAVQKTSVPVASLLNYESLYLLTSNSILVPELRFHKISWIGQLNDRFCCISPLTSRTASLLFPSSDNSTFQFWAANLFESTSQKEAKFSCTRNFVEKLVEDNLSCSPYAEHVPSSITNQDHRWYVRSHLKGNYVEKKGTHLGMHWQILKDCFQNEEIQEEGIKEFNNNSFDQLSLPIHQSDISGGVSANCNEAAIKKIGSNRIQNLRASTLLQKSQEVRAKNDEMEREKIYKEKQVAEEKKEKVWKELQVYLSNLRSSIAFGEGVIRLVPNTEKFDQQKILDSCLKLKHQEFTSQLEDWQLLCLVQVIASTILYVFEEKTSLVPGYEIIQQNLMKKPGTVNRTTPKDSKVFEFKFQIMLRLELCWVVPSLIGEEEDMLQETVSLFQMLSIHSNPQIITSFFQDALIHSFENMLPEFLVNLGEELNQPIPASLSEQVRLKTSIRTPSPALSSKVPSVHSVASQQETSNSQRSVARELRSRTLSRQPSLNVLQHKKQITLPNKVEKVPVAAKKEESNEVVRVRRSLQFGAEIPLQKNRSKSPCKGASRKLNTSFEPIAEFTTPSKAPNAILAPETPSRLRSDNKNKKTDGIHVVGESPEIKQEVLRRSPRRLEAAIALRRRASFYSSLTSELNPEKGASRNWSRGESQVWSEKAKANTSIQPTEDIIPQVGQSARFLFSKILSRNDSMPTTELGFSHRATVIESDNSQPIPSLATPRKGDSTMLLPPSTPSRQRLTFGEPATSSVLVQGTPHKTPMKTPKQVQFNFSFQPATPSSKVVPDPRSILKSPMSFQSHESRTPCKTGPLGRPGHQVIHFLDDTNFTGRHQLELHSPLKTEGNESKKEDKADGFSEDDSRLSRESINVPFIQREVHKLDENTLRQNQEVELQSPAKAERPSIVSPLTLRRSSRHPLSYQNNQASNFYQHNPNWSVVNYRRPNVEGTSGVRPSPDFSGLVNNDVNEDPYEFEEETEAKPKRLTLVDSSSHKRKLFQSSAEKTPIPKRRRLIPNASPIDELKTTPPPCKFQAPKDGSLFHLENSPLLNSIEAKFLA; the protein is encoded by the exons ATGGCTATGAGACCAAGCataatttttctctttgatctagattttctttctatcaGATCCAGTAATAATGTGGTTAATAGTGATGATGATTTCcgttcacagtgtattcatctTTTACGACACATCGCTCTGAATATTTTGAACTACTTCAGTGAGCAACAAATTAATATTCGGTGGGGCTACCGCTTTTATTCTTCATCGAATTACCATCTTACTAACAAAGCAAGTTTTGTGGACCTTAATGCCTACACGGTGGAGGAGTTTGAAGAAACATTAACTGTTCGTTTTGAACAGAATAATGGATTGACTGATGGAGCATGTTTCAGTCAAATGACTGGAGCTTGTGTTCTCAGTCGAACCCTTCAAGATATTATCTCAGATTATGATTGGAAAGCACCCTCTGATTCCTTGACCCCTAccagaaaagggaaaaaagctGGGAAACAGCTTGAGCAGGGATTACAAAATATGGTGTTCATATTTACTGAAGTACCTGCTGATGAAGGAATAAAATCATTTTGTAGATTCAGTGTACAAGATGAACTATCAACTAAATCAATTACAAATGCCATATTGCCTAAAGAGTTGGCAAAACGTTTCCAAGAGTTTCAATTAAGTCTGAATTTCATAGATTTTTctaacaaaaagaagacaatGTTTAGGAAAATTGCAAGTAACTTACGTGGGGCAGTCATTAATGCACAGTTCCTTATCTCACCCTTCAGTTTTAGTCAAATATTGCAAGCGTCatgctttacagaagatgacACCCCAAAAGAATGTCATTCTTGCCAATCTCTTTCTCTTGGTTCTAAAATAATAGTGTTTATTCTACACCAAGAACCAATCAAGTTCCAAGTTCAGTGCTGGAACCCAGGATGCACAAAATCTAGTCTTTG TTTGGAGGACACAAATATTAACAATACTGTGATCAACTGTAAGGCAGTACAGAAAACATCAGTGCCAGTCGCCAGCTTGTTGAACTATGAATCGTTATATCTACTCACCAGCAATAGCATATTGGTACCGGAGCTTCGCTTTCACAAAATATCATGG ATTGGTCAGTTGAATGATCGATTCTGTTGCATTTCACCACTCACTTCACGGACAGCTTCTTTGTTATTCCCATCCTCTGATAACTCCACCTTTCAGTTCTGGGCTGCAAATCTTTTTGAAAGTACAAGCCAGAAAGAAGCAAAATTTTCGTGTACTAGAAATTTTGTCGAAAAACTCGTTGAAGATAATCTTAGTTGCTCACCATACGCTGAACATGTTCCGTCTTCAATTACTAACCAGGACCACAGGTGGTATGTCCGGAGTCATCTCAAAGGAAACTATGTCGAAAAGAAAGGAACTCACCTAGGAATGCATTGGCAAATACTTAAGGACTG CTTTCAAAATGAAGAAATCCAAGAAGAAGGCATAAAGGAGTTCAATAACAATTCGTTTGATCAACTGTCCCTCCCTATACACCAAAGCGACATATCTGGAGGTGTTTCAGCCAATTGTAACGAGGCTGCAATTAAGAAAATCGGCAGTAATAGGATTCAAAACCTTCGCGCTTCTACTCTTCTACAGAAAAGCCAAGAGGTGCGGGCAAAAAACGATgaaatggaaagagaaaaaatctACAAAGAGAAGCAAGTagcagaagaaaagaaggagaaagtaTGGAAAGAACTTCAAGTCTACTTGTCAAACCTGCGTTCATCCATCGCGTTTGGGGAAGGTGTAATTCGATTAGTTCCAAATACGGAAAAATTTGATCAACAAAAGATATTAGATAGCTGTCTAAAGCTCAAACACCAGGAGTTTACATCCCAACTTGAAGACTGGCAATTATTGTGCCTAGTGCAGGTGATAGCCAGTACTATCCTTTATGTCTTCGAAGAAAAAACATCATTG GTACCGGGATATGAAATAATCCAACAAAACTTGATGAAGAAACCTGGAACTGTTAATCGCACAACGCCGAAAGATAGCAAAGTTTTCGAATTCAAGTTTCAAATCATGCTCCGTCTTGAATTGTGTTGG gtcGTCCCTTCGTTAataggagaagaagaagatatgCTGCAAGAGACTGTTAGCTTGTTTCAAATGCTTTCAATCCATTCCAATCCTCAAATAATAACAAGTTTTTTTCAGGATGCTTTGATACATAG TTTTGAAAACATGCTCCCTGAGTTTCTAGTTAATTTGGGTGAAGAATTAAATCAGCCTATTCCGGCCAGCTTGAGTGAGCAGGTGCGACTGAAAACTTCAATTCGGACTCCAAGTCCCGCCCTTAGTTCGAAAGTGCCGTCTGTTCATTCAGTTGCTTCCCAGCAAGAAACAAGTAACAGTCAAAGATCAGTCGCACGCGAATTAAG GTCGAGAACGCTGTCCAGGCAACCAAGCCTCAATGTTCTTCAGCACAAAAAACAGATTACTCTTCCCAACAAGGTGGAGAAAGTTCCAGTCGCTGCGAAGAAAGAAG AATCAAATGAAGTGGTTCGAGTACGTCGTAGCTTACAATTTGGTGCGGAGATACCCCTTCAAAAAAATAGAAGTAAATCGCCATGTAAAGGAGCTTCAAGAAAATTGAACACATCGTTCGAACCAATAGCAGAGTTCACGACGCCTAGCAAAGCACCAA ATGCCATTCTAGCGCCAGAAACGCCATCCCGTCTTCGTAGcgataataaaaacaaaaaaactgatgGCATTCACGTTGTCGGTGAATCACCAGAAATTAAACAAGAAG TTTTGCGAAGGAGCCCACGACGATTGGAAGCAGCTATCGCATTGCGCCGACGAGCATCGTTTTACTCTTCGTTGACCTCGGAGTTGAATCCGGAAAAGGGAGCATCGCGGAACTGGTCAAGAGGAGAGAGCCAAGTTTGGTCAGAAAAGGCTAAAGCCAATACCAGCATCCAACCTACAGAAGACATTATTCCACAAGTTGGGCAATCTGCAAGATTTCTCTTCTCCAAGATTCTGTCGAGAAACGACTCCATGCCCACCACTGAGCTCGGTTTTAGTCATCGGGCAACTGTCATCGAATCCGATAACTCACAGCCCATACCATCGCTCGCTACCCCACGAAAGGGTGATTCGACTATGCTTTTACCGCCTTCCACGCCGTCACGTCAGCGGTTAACATTTGGCGAACCAGCAACATCATCAGTGTTGGTCCAGGGCACGCCTCATAAGACGCCAATGAAAACGCCGAAACAAGTGCAGTTTAATTTCAGCTTTCAGCCAGCAACTCCGTCATCAAAGGTTGTCCCCGATCCTAGAAGTATCTTGAAATCGCCCATGTCATTTCAATCGCATGAAAGCAGAACGCCGTGTAAAACTGGCCCTCTTGGTCGGCCTGGACATCAAGTAATCCACTTTTTGGATGACACTAATTTTACGGGTAGACACCAGTTGGAGCTCCATAGTCCTTTGAAAACAGAAGGAAATGAAtcaaagaaagaagacaaagCAGATGGATTTTCGGAGGATGACTCCAGATTATCTCGTGAATCTATTAACGTTCCTTTTATTCAACGTGAAGTACACAAGCTCGATGAAAATACGCTACGACAGAATCAAGAAGTTGAACTTCAATCGCCCGCCAAAGCGGAACGTCCTTCGATCGTTTCGCCGTTGACACTCCGTCGTTCGTCTCGGCATCCACTTTCTTATCAAAATAACCAAGCCAGTAATTTTTATCAACATAACCCCAACTGGTCGGTAGTCAATTATAGACGGCCAAACGTCGAGGGAACTAGTGGTGTTCGACCTTCACCGGATTTTTCGGGACTGGTTAATAACGACGTCAACGAAGATCCATATGAGTTCGAAGAAGAAACCGAAGCGAAACCCAAACGCTTGACGCTTGTAGATTCAAGCTCGCACAAAAGAAAGCTTTTTCAATCGTCTGCTGAAAAGACTCCCATTCCTAAACGACGACGACTCATTCCAAACGCCTCTCCCATCGATGAATTAAAAACAACACCACCTCCTTGTAAGTTTCAAGCACCAAAAGACGGCAGCTTATTCCACTTAGAAAATTCTCCACTTTTGAATTCTATTGAAGCCAAATTTTTAGCTTAG
- the LOC116934893 gene encoding uncharacterized protein LOC116934893, with translation MPGWHCQLPDPNYYFYIPIMLFYCTLRADVSKMKKMLPSKEDHQQCKINGLEYLISFYNLCPLIISSSFYFYLNSHHMSSPRPSPSLGFTRRHIFASPRLRSVRRPVFASSVAPSSLRPSPRLRFSHRIASSLWYRCIL, from the exons ATGCCAGGCTGGCATTGCCAGCTGCCAGATCCAAACTATTACTTTTACATTCCCATCATGCTATTCTATTGCACGTTGAGAG CTGATgtatcaaaaatgaaaaaaatgctgCCCTCGAAGGAAGATCACCAGCAATGCAAAATCAATGGATTGGAATACCTGATATCATTCTATAATCTTTGCCCACTCATCATCTCAT CCTCCTTTTATTTCTACCTTAACAGCCACCACAtgtcttcgcctcgcccgtcgcccAGTCTTGGCTTCACCCGTCGCCACATCTTCGCTTCGCCCCGTCTTCGCTCCGTCCGTCGTCCCGTCTTCGCTTCgtccgtcgccccgtcttcgcttcgtccgtcgccccgtcttcgcttTTCGCATCGCATCGCCTCGTCTTTGTGGTATCGTTGTATTTTGTAA
- the LOC116934885 gene encoding integrin beta-PS, with protein MYSPSWMLWAVCYVLIVCITSTQGNAHDPCLSPTTCGECIRVPNCVWCSHATMSVQSNDSRRCQLRDLMTYCPLESLIDPIPVEKILVDIPVTRSLRMDEPTQLHPQRVSVTNLRQGLVFNISMQFKVVKNYPADLYYLMDVSHSMLDDKKNLVRLAGSLVETMRNITTAFKMGFGSFIDKNVIPFVEKTTASCGPRSLPEIGCSVTYSFKHELSMSADVNEFTETVNSTSIVTTFDVPEGGFDALLQAMVCKDQIGWRERSRRLIVFATDAHSHLAGNGRLGGIIKPNDGLCHLDPVNDTYVEDLNQDYPSLGQISRFAKDNDMNIIFAVTNDVAFSYQEFSKFVSGSSVAILGPDSANIVDLVRETYEKISSSVEMTDTAGPEVKVRYYTACTGTLVQENNKCEGLKVGDIVNFTISIEAIECPANVSARKPIIQIKPVGVNEVLTLDLEIVCDCACEKPGEPGFGANATQCNSVGDLKCGVCDCDSLHSGSNCECSADVNIADLETNCKPDNSTNVLCSDRGDCFCGVCECQKRPNPIEVISGKYCECDNFSCDRLDGNLCSGHGDCNCGQCLCYAGWQGSDCNCRTTNETCIPIGGGDVCSGNGVCNCGSCQCSANSNGRYCEDCPTCPSRCDEFTPCVQCKVFETGPYSADNEAVCNSECTYSIITQETVQVEETSERECSYENEEKCSVKFVYGFDSNGARQVRVQQEPICPPPIPTLAIGLGLFGTLIALLLLALLGYRIFTYVYDKREYARFLNEKKNAKWNTDNNPLYVNPTGTFKNPTYKL; from the exons ATGTATTCTCCGAGTTGGATGCTCTGGGCAGTTTGCTACGTTTTGATTGTTTGTATTACTTCTACGCAAGGAAATGCCCATGACCCATGTCTTTCGCCAACGACGTGTGGTGAGTGCATCCGCGTACCGAATTGTGTTTGGTGTTCCCATGCG ACGATGTCAGTCCAAAGCAACGATAGTCGTCGATGCCAATTGAGAGACTTAATGACGTACTGTCCGCTCGAGTCGCTGATTGATCCCATTCCGGTAGAGAAAATTCTTGTTGACATTCCAGTGACTAGATCACTCCGCATGGATGAACCTACTCAACTTCACCCGCAACGAGTTTCTGTCACCAATCTACGTCAAG GTCTTGTCTTCAATATTTCGATGCAATTCAAAGTTGTGAAAAATTACCCAGCTGACTTGTACTACTTGATGGATGTATCACATTCCATGCTTGACGACAAGAAAAACTTAGTACGATTGGCAGGATCACTGGTGGAAACTA TGCGAAATATTACAACAGCGTTCAAAATGGGATTCGGCTCATTTATTGATAAAAATG TTATCCCGTTTGTTGAAAA AACTACTGCGAGCTGTGGCCCAAGATCTCTTCCTGAAATCGGATGTTCTGTAACCTATTCGTTTAAACACGAATTGTCGATGAGCGCCGATGTCAACGAATTCACC GAAACTGTAAATTCAACAAGTATTGTGACAACTTTCGACGTACCAGAAGGAGGTTTTGATGCCCTTCTTCAGGCCATGGTGTGCAAAGATCAAATTGGCTGGAGGGAAAGATCTCGACGCTTGATTGTGTTTGCGACAGATGCACATTCTCATCTCGCTGGAAACGGAAGG TTAGGAGGCATTATCAAGCCCAACGATGGCTTGTGTCATCTTGATCCAGTAAATGACACGTATGTAGAAGACCTaaatcaggattatccatcGCTTGGTCAAATCAGCCGGTTTGCGAAGGACAACGACATGAATATTATCTTTGCTGTGACAAACGATGTTGCATTCAGTTATCAGGAGTTTAGCAAGTTTGTTTCCGGTTCTTCTGTTGCTATTCTTGGCCCAGATTCAGCAAATATTGTGGATCTGGTTCGCGAAACGTACGAG AAAATTTCCTCGTCAGTTGAAATGACTGACACAGCAGGCCCAGAAGTGAAAGTGCGTTATTATACAGCTTGCACCGGAACCTTGGTACAGGAAAATAACAAATGCGAAGGCCTAAAAGTTGGAGATATTGTTAACTTTACAATAAGTATAGAA gcAATCGAATGCCCGGCAAACGTATCTGCCCGTAAACCAATCATACAAATCAAACCAGTTGGCGTGAACGAAGTTCTGACATTGGACCTCGAAATCGTGTGCGATTGTGCTTGTGAGAAACCCGGTGAACCC GGTTTCGGAGCAAACGCGACCCAATGTAATTCAGTAGGTGACTTGAAATGTGGCGTATGCGATTGCGACAGCTTACACAGCGGAAGTAATTGCGAA TGTTCAGCAGACGTAAATATTGCTGATTTGGAAACGAATTGTAAACCTGACAACTCGACAAATGTCCTTTGTAGCGACCGGGGCGACTG CTTTTGCGGCGTTTGCGAATGTCAAAAACGTCCTAATCCGATAGAG GTCATTAGTGGGAAATATTGCGAGTGCGATAATTTTTCGTGCGATCGTCTTGACGGAAATCTTTGCTCCGGCCATGGTGATTGCAATTGCGGCCAATGTTTAT GTTACGCCGGATGGCAAGGAAGTGACTGCAATTGCAGGACAACCAACGAAACTTGCATTCCTATTG GTGGCGGAGATGTGTGTTCGGGTAATGGTGTTTGCAATTGCGGCAGCTGCCAGTGTTCAGCTAACTCGAACGGAAGATATTGTGAAGATTGTCCG ACGTGTCCTAGTAGGTGCGATGAATTTACACCCTGCGTTCAATGTAAAGTCTTTGAGACCGGACCTTACTCGGCTGACAACGAAGCAGTTTGCAATAGCGAATGCACGTATTCCATCATTACGCAAGAAACGGTTCAAG TGGAGGAGACATCCGAAAGGGAATGTTCTTACGAGAACGAAGAAAAATGTTCGGTAAAATTCGTTTATGGTTTCGATTCGAATGGCGCTAGACAAGTCCGCGTCCAACAAGAACCTATTTGTCCTCCACCAATTCCTACACTGGCTATTGGATTAG GATTATTTGGAACTCTGATAGCACTTTTGTTGCTTGCTTTGCTAGGCTATCGCATCTTCACCTACGTTTACGATAAAAGGGAATATGCACGGTTTCTaaacgagaagaaaaatgcaaaatggAATACC GACAACAATCCTCTCTACGTTAACCCTACGGGAACGTTTAAAAATCCCACATACAAATTATAA
- the LOC116934894 gene encoding ATP synthase subunit alpha, mitochondrial produces MLSARLVSSVARQLPKNVPKVARRSLPAIQTAVRQLHVTPTTKAAEISSILEERILGAAPKENLEETGRVLSIGDGIARVYGLKNIQAEEMVEFSSGLKGMALNLEPDNVGVVVFGNDKLIKEGDIVKRTGAIVDVPIGAELLGRVVDALGNPIDGKGSLAGAKRARVGVKAPGIIPRISVREPMQTGIKAVDSLVPIGRGQRELIIGDRQTGKTAIAIDAIINQKRFNDGADEKKKLYCIYVAIGQKRSTVAQIVKRLTDSDAMKYTIVVAATASDAAPLQFLAPYSGCAMGEYFRDNGKHALIIYDDLSKQAVAYRQMSLLLRRPPGREAYPGDVFYLHSRLLERAAKMNEVHGGGSLTALPVIETQAGDVSAYIPTNVISITDGQIFLETELFYKGIRPAINVGLSVSRVGSAAQTRAMKQVAGSMKLELAQYREVAAFAQFGSDLDASTQQLLSRGVRLTELLKQGQYVPMAIEEQVPVIYCGVRGYLDKLDPSKITAFEKEFLQHIKTSHADVLSSIAKDGKITDETDAKLKKIVTEFLATFQA; encoded by the exons ATGCTATCAGCACGTTTGGTCTCGTCGGTTGCGCGCCAGCTGCCTAAAAATGTCCCAAAG GTGGCACGCAGGTCCTTACCAGCAATCCAGACTGCTGTTCGTCAACTGCATGTAACACCAACAACCAAGGCTGCTGAGATCTCTTCTATCTTGGAAGAGCGTATTTTAGGAGCGGCTCCCAAG GAAAACTTGGAAGAAACCGGACGCGTTCTCAGCATTGGTGATGGTATCGCTCGCGTTTATGGACTCAAGAACATTCAGGCTGAGGAGATGGTGGAATTCTCCTCTGGTCTCAAG GGAATGGCTCTTAACTTGGAGCCTGATAATGTTGGTGTCGTCGTATTCGGTAACGACAAGCTGATCAAGGAAGGAGACATTGTCAAACGAACAGGAGCTATCGTCGATGTTCCCATTGGCGCAGAACTTCTTGGTCGAGTCGTTGATGCCTTGGGTAATCCCATTGATGGCAAAGGCTCGCTGGCTGGAGCGAAACG CGCCCGTGTGGGTGTCAAAGCTCCTGGTATCATCCCACGTATCTCTGTACGCGAACCTATGCAGACTGGTATCAAAGCCGTCGATTCTCTCGTTCCCATCGGCCGTGGACAGCGAGAGTTGATCATCGGTGATCGACAGACTGG CAAAACTGCTATTGCCATCGATGCTATCATCAATCAGAAACGTTTCAACGATGGTGCTGAtgagaagaagaaactttACTGTATCTACGTTGCTATCGGTCAAAAGCGATCCACAGTCGCTCAGATTGTGAAACGCCTGACTGATTCTGATGCCATGAAGTATACCATTGTCGTGGCTGCCACTGCTTCAGATGCTGCTCCACTCCAATTTTTGGCACCCTATTCCGGATGCGCCATGG GTGAATATTTCCGTGACAACGGCAAGCACGCTTTGATCATCTATGACGATTTGTCTAAGCAAGCCGTTGCTTATCGTCAAATGTCCCTGTTGTTGCGTCGTCCTCCCGGTCGTGAGGCCTATCCTGGTGATGTCTTCTACTTGCACTCCCGTTTGCTCGAGCGTGCCGCTAAGATGAACGAAGTGCATGGCGGCGGTTCCCTGACTGCGTTGCCAGTTATTGAGACACAG gCTGGTGACGTGTCTGCGTACATCCCGACAAACGTTATTTCCATTACTGACGGTCAGATCTTCTTGGAAACTGAGTTGTTTTACAAAGGTATTCGACCGGCCATTAACGTCGGTCTTTCCGTGTCCCGCGTCGGATCGGCTGCCCAGACCCGTGCCATGAAGCAGGTTGCCGGCTCCATGAAGCTTGAGCTTGCGCAGTACCGCGAGGTTGCTGCTTTTGCCCAGTTCGGTTCTGACTTGGATGCATCCACCCAGCAACTGCTTAGCCGTGGTGTGCGTTTAACTGAGCTGCTCAAACAAGGACAATATG TTCCCATGGCTATTGAAGAGCAGGTCCCTGTCATCTACTGTGGTGTGCGAGGATACTTGGACAAACTTGACCCATCCAAGATCACTGCCTTCGAAAAGGAGTTCTTGCAGCACATCAAGACATCTCATGCTGATGTTTTGTCCTCGATCGCGAAAGACGGAAAGATTACCGATGAGACAGATGCCAAGCTGAAGAAGATCGTCACCGAATTTTTAGCCACTTTCCAAGCTTAA